One genomic window of Paenisporosarcina antarctica includes the following:
- a CDS encoding Mov34/MPN/PAD-1 family protein has translation METNKVIISDLLLKEVIEHARIHLPYESCGLLAGTNNKICSFWKLENEVKSENRFFVQKKVVEKTLNKIEERSECVIAIYHSHPTTSAIPSSYDIFSHPDQEVKMVIVSFKLEIPKIKCYNILKSTYFECPIVIETLS, from the coding sequence ATGGAAACTAACAAAGTGATAATTTCAGATTTACTATTAAAAGAAGTAATCGAGCACGCACGTATCCACCTTCCATATGAATCTTGTGGGCTGTTAGCTGGTACTAACAATAAAATATGTTCATTTTGGAAGTTGGAAAACGAGGTGAAATCTGAAAATCGTTTTTTTGTTCAAAAGAAGGTAGTAGAAAAAACTCTTAATAAAATTGAAGAACGGAGCGAGTGTGTTATCGCCATTTATCACTCACATCCAACTACATCAGCAATACCTTCTAGTTATGATATTTTTAGTCACCCTGATCAAGAAGTAAAAATGGTGATTGTTTCTTTTAAACTAGAAATCCCAAAAATAAAATGCTATAACATTTTAAAATCAACTTATTTTGAATGTCCTATTGTAATAGAAACATTGAGTTAG